The Gordonia sp. KTR9 genome contains a region encoding:
- a CDS encoding PDR/VanB family oxidoreductase, whose amino-acid sequence MNTGVAEMSMTESVPRRASAATTMDLVVTAVSAPSRDIRTITFADPGGRPLPGYVPGSHLVVHAGAATNAYSLTGDGTHPSEYSISVLRLHDGNGGSRWLHDELDVGAVVPVGLPRSAFAPIARARKHLLIAGGIGITPMVSHLRAAARWHRDVQLLYVFRESAAAHLDEVTALAGSRAELFTDRVSFTDRLSHALRRQPIGTHLYVCGPSAMIDAVVAAATDAGWPGSRVHFERFGVGALDDGDPFRVALTASGRTVDVPSGTSMLDALESDGVAVPNLCRQGVCGQCRIPVVGGAPIHRDLYLSTEEKDAGNAIMPCVSRAAAATTLEVPL is encoded by the coding sequence ATGAACACCGGAGTCGCCGAGATGAGCATGACCGAGTCCGTCCCGCGCCGGGCATCCGCCGCGACGACGATGGACCTCGTCGTGACCGCCGTCAGCGCGCCGTCGCGAGACATCCGCACGATCACCTTCGCCGACCCGGGCGGACGGCCGCTGCCCGGCTACGTCCCGGGCAGCCACCTGGTCGTGCACGCGGGCGCCGCCACCAACGCCTACAGCCTCACCGGCGACGGCACACATCCGTCGGAGTACTCGATCTCGGTGCTCCGCCTCCACGACGGGAACGGTGGATCACGGTGGCTTCACGACGAACTCGACGTCGGCGCGGTCGTGCCGGTGGGGCTGCCGCGCAGCGCGTTCGCACCGATCGCCCGGGCGCGCAAACACCTCCTGATCGCCGGTGGGATCGGGATCACGCCGATGGTGTCACACCTCCGCGCGGCGGCCCGTTGGCATCGTGATGTCCAGCTTCTCTACGTCTTTCGCGAGTCGGCGGCGGCGCATCTCGACGAGGTCACCGCACTCGCCGGGTCGCGTGCCGAATTGTTCACCGACCGTGTCTCTTTCACCGACCGCCTGTCACACGCACTTCGGCGGCAACCGATCGGGACGCACCTGTACGTCTGCGGACCGTCCGCGATGATCGATGCGGTGGTCGCCGCCGCCACGGATGCCGGCTGGCCCGGGTCGCGAGTGCATTTCGAGCGGTTCGGTGTCGGCGCCCTCGACGACGGCGACCCGTTCCGCGTGGCGCTGACGGCCTCGGGCCGAACGGTCGACGTGCCGTCGGGGACCAGCATGCTGGATGCCCTCGAGAGCGACGGCGTCGCCGTGCCGAACCTCTGCCGGCAGGGGGTGTGCGGGCAGTGCCGCATACCCGTTGTCGGTGGCGCCCCGATCCACCGTGACCTCTACCTGAGCACCGAGGAGAAGGACGCGGGCAACGCCATCATGCCGTGCGTCTCACGCGCGGCCGCCGCAACCACACTGGAGGTTCCGCTGTGA
- a CDS encoding dimethylamine monooxygenase subunit DmmA family protein, which translates to MSQIAFSSVPTWARPGDPSEETTPAPTGSSYVLVGVGDVVETLARWESALPPRATTRIHADADSAAAQLAGTLAEAVVGVRVWITADAGSALTLRAVALGAGLEDDEISVVPVTSAPEVVVEVFCAHCRSVTRATASVDDVVPCAGCRRDLLVYHHVSRRTGHYLGFMVDAETAQPACPDTESVEEPVS; encoded by the coding sequence ATGTCGCAGATCGCCTTCTCCAGCGTGCCGACATGGGCACGCCCCGGTGATCCGAGCGAGGAAACGACGCCCGCGCCGACCGGCAGCTCCTACGTGCTGGTCGGTGTCGGGGACGTCGTCGAGACCCTCGCACGCTGGGAATCAGCGCTGCCTCCGCGTGCCACCACGCGTATCCACGCCGACGCCGACTCCGCTGCTGCCCAGCTCGCCGGCACCTTGGCCGAAGCCGTTGTCGGCGTGCGGGTGTGGATAACCGCGGATGCGGGATCGGCGCTGACCCTGCGGGCGGTCGCGCTCGGCGCCGGACTCGAGGACGACGAGATCTCGGTCGTACCGGTGACTTCTGCGCCGGAGGTCGTCGTGGAGGTCTTCTGCGCGCACTGCCGATCGGTCACCCGCGCGACCGCGTCTGTCGACGACGTCGTCCCGTGCGCCGGATGCCGGCGTGACCTGCTCGTGTACCACCACGTCTCGCGCCGAACCGGACATTATCTGGGGTTCATGGTCGACGCCGAGACCGCCCAGCCGGCCTGTCCGGACACCGAATCAGTCGAGGAACCCGTCTCATGA
- a CDS encoding cupin domain-containing protein, which yields MTIESAKALEFRVTSGGYEDLPKMPEAEYPGTQGFIGDVYENPDGSPMCSGYFELRHTDEPLYYEYEYDEMKVVLEGEFLLENKETGQKTVAKAKDAIFFPKGSKIYFSTPDYALAFYTGLRDATLL from the coding sequence GTGACCATCGAGAGTGCCAAGGCGTTGGAGTTCCGCGTGACGAGCGGCGGATATGAGGATCTGCCCAAGATGCCCGAGGCCGAGTACCCGGGCACCCAGGGCTTCATCGGCGACGTCTACGAGAACCCGGACGGAAGTCCCATGTGCAGCGGCTATTTCGAGCTGCGCCACACCGACGAACCGCTGTACTACGAATACGAGTACGACGAGATGAAGGTGGTCCTCGAAGGCGAGTTCCTCCTCGAGAACAAGGAGACCGGGCAGAAGACGGTGGCCAAGGCCAAGGACGCGATCTTCTTCCCGAAGGGCTCGAAGATCTACTTCAGCACCCCCGACTACGCGCTCGCCTTCTACACCGGGCTGCGCGACGCCACGCTCCTCTGA
- a CDS encoding WhiB family transcriptional regulator — protein sequence MRPTCTSNPDAWFPEQAAGPRSLANRQALDGCVRCPIRSSCARLALDDPTHLTGIWAGVYVPPPGNQHRARTHALNRLQSIGFPQTHPHEDRRTTA from the coding sequence GTGCGTCCCACCTGTACCTCGAACCCGGACGCGTGGTTCCCGGAACAGGCCGCCGGACCCCGGAGCCTGGCGAACCGTCAAGCCCTCGACGGGTGCGTCCGCTGTCCGATCCGTTCCAGCTGCGCCCGACTCGCCCTCGACGATCCGACCCATCTGACCGGGATCTGGGCGGGTGTCTACGTTCCCCCGCCGGGGAACCAGCACCGGGCGCGCACCCATGCGCTGAACCGCCTGCAATCCATCGGCTTTCCGCAGACGCACCCGCACGAGGACCGCCGGACCACAGCGTGA